Proteins co-encoded in one Babylonia areolata isolate BAREFJ2019XMU chromosome 5, ASM4173473v1, whole genome shotgun sequence genomic window:
- the LOC143281857 gene encoding small ribosomal subunit protein eS6-like produces MKLNIAFPGTGCQKLVEIDDEKKLRPFYEKRISAEVSADSLGDEWKGYVFRITGGNDKQGFPMKQGVLTNGRVRLLLSKGHSCYRPRRTGERRRKSVHGCIVDANLSVLSVVIVKKGDGEIEGLTDTTVPRRLGPKRASKIRRLFNLSKEDDVRQYVVRRPLAEKEGKKARSKAPKIQRLVTPVVLQRKRARLALKRKRAEKKRTDAAEYAKLLAMRLKEAKERKLERRRSSSRKDSMRKSQ; encoded by the exons ATGAAG cTTAACATCGCTTTCCCCGGTACGGGGTGCCAGAAACTTGTTGAaattgatgatgaaaagaagctGCGTCCCTTTTACGAGAAAAGGATCTCAGCTGAAGTGTCTGCTGATTCTCTTGGTGATGAGTGGAAG GGCTATGTTTTCCGCATCACTGGTGGCAATGACAAGCAAGGATTCCCCATGAAGCAGGGTGTCCTGACCAATGGTCGTGTGCGCCTGCTGCTCAGCAAAGGTCACAGCTGCTACCGACCTCGCCGTACTGGTGAACGCCGCAGAAAGAGTGTTCACGGCTGCATTGTGGATGCCAACTTGTCAGTCCTCTCTGTGGTCATTGTGAAGAAAG GAGATGGAGAGATCGAAGGTCTGACGGACACCACAGTGCCCCGTCGCCTGGGCCCCAAGAGAGCGTCAAAGATCCGCCGTCTCTTCAACCTGTCCAAGGAGGATGACGTCAGACAGTATGTGGTCAGACGCCCATTGGCTGAGAAGGAAG ggaaGAAGGCTCGCTCCAAGGCCCCCAAGATCCAGCGTCTGGTGACTCCCGTGGTGCTGCAGCGTAAGCGGGCACGCCTTGCCCTGAAGCGCAAGAGGGCCGAGAAGAAACGCACAGATGCAGCCGAATATGCCAAGCTGCTCGCCATGCGTCTTAAGGAGGCCAAGGAACGTAAACTGGAGCGCAGAAGAAGTTCTTCACGCAAAGATTCCATGCGCAAGTCACAGTAA